The Primulina eburnea isolate SZY01 chromosome 6, ASM2296580v1, whole genome shotgun sequence genome contains a region encoding:
- the LOC140833962 gene encoding DDRGK domain-containing protein 1 — protein MEEFLVAILMMFMVLSLIPLYFWRRRVDSRLSHQHEEEPQNVQGERVIRAGGNTRRMRRRPAASAASTSSAVATVEEPLDGSDDEPAADEYYTAKASKKKEKKRQEREAQRQADEAAQDSRRSKQDRYEEMRRRKDEEREAREQMLEEEAKAQKAKEEEVAALEFDKWKGEFSVDAEGTTENEVQDGSQGLLFDFVEYIKKHKCVPLEDIAAEFKLRTQECINRITSLEDMGRLSGVMDDRGKYIYISLEEMKAVADYIKREGRVSISHLASMSNQFIDLEPKSQSIEDISIIEEVTFD, from the exons ATGGAGGAATTCTTAGTCGCGATACTGATGATGTTCATGGTTCTATCCTTAATTCCTCTTTATTTCTGGAGACGCCGTGTTGATTCTCGCCTTTCTCATCAGCATGAAGAAGAGCCTCAG AATGTACAAGGGGAAAGAGTGATAAGGGCAGGTGGGAATACGCGCCGAATGCGCAGAAGGCCGGCTGCTTCTGCTGCCAGCACATCATCAGCCGTTGCAACTGTGGAAG AACCTCTTGATGGAAGTGACGACGAACCAGCTGCTGATGAATACTACACTGCTAAAGCttcaaagaaaaaggaaaagaaacggCAGGAGCGTGAAGCACAGCGCCAG GCTGATGAGGCTGCACAAGACTCAAGGAGATCAAAACAAGATCGATATGAAGAGATGAGGAGAAGGAAGGATGAGGAGCGTGAAGCTCGTGAACAGATGCTG GAAGAAGAAGCCAAAGCTCAGAAAGCTAAGGAGGAAGAGGTTGCTGCGTTAGAGTTTGATAAGTGGAAAGGAGAGTTTTCTGTTGATGCTGAAGGCACAACAGAAAATGAAGTGCAGGATGGAAGCCAGGGTCTGCTGTTTGATTTTGTTGAATACATCAAG AAGCATAAATGTGTTCCCCTAGAGGATATTGCTGCGGAGTTTAAGTTGAGAACTCAG GAGTGTATCAATCGGATAACTTCTCTAGAAGATATGG GAAGATTATCTGGTGTAATGGACGATAGAggaaaatacatatacatctcATTGGAAGAAATGAAAGCTGTAGCTGATTACATCAAGCGTGAAGGTAGAGTCAGCATTTCACACCTTGCTAGTATGTCTAACCAGTTTATAGACTTGGAACCAAAATCCCAGTCAATAGAAGATATTAGCATTATAGAGGAGGTAACTTTCGATTGA
- the LOC140833964 gene encoding uncharacterized protein, whose amino-acid sequence MELMIHPKQTRQDFCLFRHKTSRHRKDINFLVCSKFGMVVWKKQGSRNLRSARTRVSSVSKVETFNANNGGYLRMSNVERSARGQGNPSQSFEEFESNNLLRRLVRNGKLDECFNHLETMFYGGVIPDIIPCTSLIRGFCRIGKSRKADRIMEILEESGAVLDVITYNVLISGYCKSGEIYKALKLLDQMSVAPDVVTYNTILRSLCNSGKLKQAMEVLDSQLQKECYPDVITYTILIEATCKENGVEQAMKILDEMRSKSCKPDVVTYNVLVNWICKEGRLDEAIKILNDMPLYGIQPNVITHNIILRSMCGTGRWMDAEKLLADMLRKGCSPSVVTFNILINFLCRKGLLGRAVDILEKMPKHGCTPNSLSYNPLLC is encoded by the coding sequence ATGGAGTTAATGATTCACCCAAAGCAGACCCGCCAAGATTTCTGCTTGTTCCGTCACAAAACCTCCAGGCATCGTAAAGATATTAACTTTCTTGTATGTTCCAAGTTTGGCATGGTTGTGTGGAAGAAACAAGGTTCAAGAAATCTAAGGAGTGCTCGTACTCGGGTTTCGTCCGTTTCAAAGGTTGAAACTTTTAATGCCAATAACGGTGGGTATTTGCGGATGTCGAATGTGGAGAGAAGCGCACGTGGGCAGGGGAACCCATCTCAGAGCTTTGAGGAGTTTGAGAGTAATAACCTTCTTCGCCGTCTGGTTAGGAATGGGAAGTTGGATGAATGTTTCAATCATCTTGAAACCATGTTTTACGGGGGTGTCATTCCTGATATCATCCCTTGTACTAGTTTGATTCGTGGGTTCTGTAGAATTGGGAAATCTAGAAAAGCTGACAGGATTATGGAGATTCTTGAGGAATCGGGGGCTGTTCTTGATGTTATAACTTATAACGTGTTAATTAGTGGGTATTGTAAGTCGGGAGAGATTTACAAGGCCTTGAAGTTGTTGGACCAGATGAGTGTTGCCCCAGATGTAGTCACATACAATACAATCCTACGAAGTTTGTGCAATAGTGGGAAGTTGAAACAAGCCATGGAAGTTCTTGATAGTCAACTGCAAAAGGAATGCTATCCGGACGTGATAACATACACGATTTTGATCGAAGCCACATGTAAGGAAAATGGGGTGGAACAGGCTATGAAGATCTTGGACGAGATGCGAAGTAAAAGTTGTAAACCTGATGTAGTTACATATAATGTTCTCGTCAATTGGATTTGCAAGGAAGGGAGATTGGATGAGGCGATCAAAATCTTGAATGATATGCCTTTGTATGGTATCCAGCCAAATGTAATCACACACAATATTATCTTGCGCAGTATGTGCGGTACTGGGAGGTGGATGGATGCTGAGAAACTGCTGGCTGATATGCTTAGAAAAGGCTGTTCGCCGAGTGTCGTGACCTTTAACATTTTGATTAATTTCTTATGTAGGAAGGGACTACTGGGACGAGCCGTTGATATTCTGGAGAAGATGCCTAAACACGGGTGTACTCCCAACTCCTTGAGTTATAATCCATTgctctgttag